One region of Bosea sp. 29B genomic DNA includes:
- a CDS encoding crosslink repair DNA glycosylase YcaQ family protein, translating to MATRPRKILKLDKAEARRIWLKAQKLDMREPFGAGPEAATAAVAHLGYVQIDTINVVERCHHHILYSRIPDYRRDDLAQAQSQDKAVFEYWTHALSYVPTADLRYFLPAMKAHRAEPKRWASVGSREETRKLLRRIRKDGALTIRDIDTDVLVEKTHLWASKKPSKGLLERAFYDGELAISARSGMLKTYELIDRHFGWEKQPAPASERQVAAYKLDRALCAQGIVSLDSICHLDAPSKKAIAELIAGRIRRKELVPVAIEGADKTPHWAMPAVLEPAGPADDSLIHILSPFDPLIIQRKRLKLFFGYDHLFEAYLPKEKRVFGYFGLPVLAGDRIVAVADLKTDRAARKLLVQQWTWLEPQPSPELKRQVDEEMQRFERFQLA from the coding sequence ATGGCGACGCGACCGCGAAAGATCCTGAAGCTCGACAAGGCGGAAGCGCGCCGGATCTGGCTCAAGGCCCAGAAGCTCGACATGCGCGAGCCCTTCGGCGCTGGCCCGGAAGCGGCGACCGCAGCCGTCGCCCATCTTGGCTATGTCCAGATCGACACGATCAACGTGGTCGAGCGCTGCCATCACCACATTCTCTACAGCAGGATCCCCGATTATCGCCGCGACGATCTCGCGCAGGCGCAGTCGCAGGACAAGGCGGTGTTCGAGTACTGGACGCATGCGCTGTCCTATGTGCCGACTGCCGATCTCCGCTATTTCCTGCCGGCGATGAAGGCGCACCGCGCCGAGCCCAAGCGCTGGGCCTCGGTCGGTAGCCGCGAGGAGACGCGCAAGCTGCTGCGTCGTATCCGCAAGGACGGCGCCCTCACCATCCGCGATATCGACACCGACGTGCTGGTCGAGAAGACGCATCTCTGGGCCAGCAAGAAACCGTCGAAAGGCCTGCTCGAGCGCGCCTTCTACGATGGCGAGCTCGCGATCTCCGCCCGCTCCGGCATGCTCAAGACCTATGAGCTGATCGACCGGCATTTCGGCTGGGAAAAGCAGCCGGCGCCGGCGTCCGAACGCCAGGTCGCGGCCTACAAGCTCGACCGGGCGCTGTGCGCTCAAGGCATCGTCAGCCTGGATTCGATCTGCCATCTCGATGCGCCCAGCAAAAAGGCGATCGCCGAGCTGATCGCCGGGCGCATCAGGCGCAAGGAGCTGGTGCCGGTCGCGATCGAGGGCGCGGACAAGACACCACACTGGGCGATGCCGGCGGTGCTGGAACCAGCCGGGCCGGCCGACGACAGCCTGATCCACATCCTCTCGCCCTTCGATCCGCTGATCATCCAACGCAAGCGGCTGAAGCTGTTCTTCGGCTATGACCATCTCTTCGAGGCCTATCTGCCGAAGGAGAAGCGCGTCTTCGGCTATTTCGGCCTGCCGGTGCTGGCGGGCGATCGCATCGTCGCCGTCGCCGACCTCAAGACCGACCGCGCGGCGCGCAAGCTCTTGGTGCAGCAATGGACCTGGCTGGAGCCGCAGCCGTCGCCCGAGCTGAAGCGGCAGGTCGACGAGGAGATGCAGCGCTTCGAGCGCTTTCAGCTGGCTTGA
- the aztA gene encoding zinc ABC transporter ATP-binding protein AztA codes for MPAIRFSDLTLGYDRHPAVHHLCGEIAPGSLTAIVGPNGAGKSTLLKAIAGALSPLDGTVTLARGKRLAYLPQSAELDRSFPIHVYDLVAMGLWGAAGIFGKIGLGQRSKVEAAIAAVGLTGFEGRSIGTLSGGQMQRALFARLLLQDADIILLDEPFTAIDARTSADLLALVQRWHGENRTVVAVLHDIETVKRAFPQTLLLAREAIAWGETGEVLTANNLLKARRMVEAFDSHAAPCAA; via the coding sequence GTGCCCGCCATCCGCTTCAGCGACCTGACTCTCGGCTATGACCGCCACCCGGCGGTGCATCATCTCTGTGGCGAGATCGCGCCGGGCAGCCTCACCGCCATCGTCGGACCGAACGGCGCCGGCAAGTCGACTTTGCTCAAGGCCATCGCCGGTGCGCTCTCGCCGCTCGATGGCACCGTGACGCTCGCCAGGGGCAAGCGGCTCGCCTATCTCCCCCAATCGGCCGAGCTCGACCGCTCCTTCCCGATCCATGTCTACGATCTCGTCGCCATGGGCCTGTGGGGCGCGGCCGGCATCTTCGGCAAGATCGGCCTCGGTCAACGCAGCAAGGTCGAGGCGGCGATCGCCGCTGTCGGCCTCACCGGCTTCGAGGGCCGCAGCATCGGTACGCTCTCGGGCGGCCAGATGCAGCGGGCGCTGTTTGCCCGGCTCCTGCTGCAGGACGCCGACATCATCCTGCTCGACGAGCCCTTCACCGCGATCGATGCGCGCACCAGCGCCGATCTGCTGGCGCTGGTCCAGCGCTGGCATGGCGAGAACCGGACCGTCGTCGCCGTGCTGCACGACATCGAGACGGTGAAGCGTGCATTCCCGCAGACGCTGCTGCTGGCGCGCGAGGCGATCGCCTGGGGCGAAACCGGCGAGGTGCTGACGGCGAACAACCTGCTCAAGGCGCGGCGCATGGTCGAGGCCTTCGACAGCCATGCCGCGCCCTGTGCGGCGTGA
- a CDS encoding GTP-binding protein gives MSEKIPVTVLTGYLGAGKTTLLNRILTEDHGKKFAVIVNEFGETGIDGDLVVGADEEVFEMNNGCICCTVRGDLIRILDGLMKRKGKFDAIIVETTGLADPAPVAQTFFVDQDVGDATKLDAVVTVTDAKWLQDRLKDAPEAKNQIAFADVIILNKTDLVSAEGLAEVEAAIRAINPYAKLHKTTRCDLPIAELLDRNAFDLDRILDIEPDFLESGHHHHHSEDVRSMSFTLPGDVDPEKFMPWINDISQVQGPNILRSKGILAFKDEPRRFVFQGVHMILDGDLQRDWKSGEKRESRLVFIGRDLDEAALRKGFMACAA, from the coding sequence ATGTCCGAGAAGATTCCCGTCACGGTGCTCACCGGCTATCTGGGCGCCGGCAAGACCACGCTCCTCAACCGCATCCTCACCGAGGACCACGGCAAGAAATTCGCCGTGATCGTCAACGAGTTCGGCGAGACCGGCATCGATGGCGACCTCGTCGTCGGCGCCGACGAGGAAGTGTTCGAAATGAACAATGGCTGCATCTGCTGCACGGTGCGCGGCGACCTGATCCGCATCCTCGACGGGTTGATGAAGCGCAAGGGCAAGTTCGACGCGATCATCGTCGAGACGACCGGCCTTGCCGATCCCGCCCCGGTCGCCCAGACCTTCTTCGTCGACCAGGATGTCGGCGACGCCACCAAGCTCGACGCGGTCGTGACCGTCACCGATGCGAAATGGCTGCAGGATCGGCTCAAGGATGCGCCGGAGGCGAAGAACCAGATTGCCTTCGCCGATGTGATCATCCTGAACAAGACCGATCTGGTCAGCGCCGAAGGGCTTGCCGAGGTCGAGGCGGCGATCCGCGCGATCAACCCCTACGCCAAGCTGCACAAGACGACGCGCTGCGACCTGCCGATCGCCGAGCTGCTCGACCGCAATGCCTTCGATCTCGACCGCATCCTGGACATCGAGCCGGACTTCCTCGAATCCGGCCACCATCATCACCATTCCGAAGATGTCCGCTCGATGTCCTTCACGCTTCCCGGCGATGTTGACCCGGAAAAGTTCATGCCGTGGATCAATGACATCAGCCAGGTGCAGGGGCCGAACATCCTGCGCTCCAAGGGTATCCTGGCCTTCAAGGATGAGCCGCGCCGCTTCGTCTTCCAGGGCGTGCACATGATCCTCGACGGTGACCTGCAGCGCGACTGGAAGTCCGGCGAGAAGCGGGAATCGCGTCTCGTCTTCATCGGCCGGGATCTCGACGAAGCGGCGCTGCGCAAGGGGTTCATGGCCTGCGCAGCTTGA
- a CDS encoding metal ABC transporter substrate-binding protein, protein MLNRRSVLLGLAAGVALPLPAFAQEKLPVVASFSILGDFVREIGGDRVAVTTLVGPDGDAHVYSPTPADAKTVAGAKLVVVNGLKFEGWLTRLVKSSGTKATVATATTGITPLKMADDHGHGHGGEDPHAWQSVANAKLYVGNVRDALVAADPVGKAGYEANAAAYQTKLDALEAEIKAAVARIPADRRKAITSHDAFGYFVKAYGIAFIAPQGVSTEAEASAKDVARIIRQIKAEKVPAVFLENITNPRLAEQIAKESGAKIGGRLYSDALSAAGGPAGTYIAMMKHNISQIEKALVAGPA, encoded by the coding sequence ATGCTGAACCGCCGCTCCGTCCTCCTCGGCCTTGCTGCCGGCGTTGCCCTGCCATTGCCGGCATTTGCCCAGGAAAAGCTGCCCGTTGTCGCGAGCTTTTCGATCCTCGGCGATTTCGTGCGCGAGATCGGTGGCGACCGGGTCGCAGTGACCACGCTGGTCGGGCCCGACGGCGACGCCCATGTCTATTCGCCGACCCCGGCCGACGCGAAGACGGTGGCAGGGGCAAAGCTCGTCGTCGTGAACGGGCTGAAGTTCGAAGGCTGGCTGACCCGGCTGGTGAAATCGTCGGGCACCAAGGCGACCGTCGCGACTGCGACCACCGGCATCACGCCACTGAAGATGGCCGACGATCACGGCCACGGTCATGGCGGCGAGGATCCGCATGCCTGGCAGAGCGTCGCCAACGCAAAGCTCTATGTCGGCAATGTCCGCGATGCGCTGGTTGCAGCCGACCCGGTCGGCAAGGCGGGCTACGAGGCCAATGCCGCCGCCTATCAGACCAAGCTCGATGCGCTCGAGGCTGAAATCAAGGCCGCGGTCGCGCGCATTCCGGCCGACCGGCGCAAGGCGATCACCTCGCACGACGCCTTCGGCTATTTCGTCAAAGCCTATGGCATCGCGTTCATCGCGCCGCAGGGCGTCTCGACCGAGGCCGAGGCCTCGGCCAAGGATGTCGCTCGCATCATCCGCCAGATCAAGGCGGAGAAGGTACCGGCCGTCTTCCTCGAGAATATCACCAATCCGCGCCTGGCCGAGCAGATCGCCAAGGAGAGCGGCGCGAAGATCGGCGGGCGGCTCTACTCAGACGCGCTTTCGGCCGCGGGCGGTCCGGCCGGGACTTACATCGCGATGATGAAACACAATATAAGCCAGATCGAGAAGGCGCTCGTCGCCGGCCCGGCCTGA
- a CDS encoding glucan biosynthesis protein D — translation MPLIDRRTLLAGAAGTAALAAAGFSGSALAQQGLKLGTADAFSFEGLKARARDLAGKPYEPPPNPKPDVLEKIDYDAHGKIKFKPELALWANGPSPWPVTFFHLGRYFQKPVRMHVLDDGKAREIVYDESYFEMPADSPAKQLPPGAGFAGFRFQESRSGHPGRKGEKLDWQKNDWVAFLGASYFRAIGELYQYGLSARGLAVNPAVADQPEEFPDFTHVWLETPGEAAEHVVVYALLSGPSVAGAFRFRMHRGKGVDMEIEQELHLRKDVARLGIAPLTSMYWYSETAKTTMVDWRPEVHDSDGLALWTGSGERAWRPLNNPQRTVASSFVDDNPRGFGLMQRDRAFDHYMDGVYYERRPSLWIETLGQWGKGAVQLIEIPTDDEIHDNIVAMWVPEAPAKAGNSYNFRYRLHWLADEPFPPALGRVVATRIGNGGQPGTTRPKGVRKFMLEFKGPALEDIPFGIKPEVVLSASRGSFSYIFAEAVPNDIPGHWRAQFDLTVDGAEPVEMRCFLRGGDKVLTETWLYQYWPG, via the coding sequence ATGCCCCTGATCGACCGCCGCACATTGCTCGCGGGTGCCGCCGGTACGGCCGCCCTCGCCGCAGCCGGTTTCTCCGGCTCGGCGCTGGCGCAGCAGGGGCTGAAGCTCGGCACCGCCGACGCCTTCTCCTTCGAAGGCTTGAAGGCGCGGGCCCGCGATCTCGCTGGCAAGCCTTATGAGCCGCCGCCGAACCCCAAGCCCGACGTGCTCGAAAAGATCGACTACGACGCCCATGGCAAGATCAAGTTCAAGCCGGAGCTGGCGCTCTGGGCGAACGGACCCTCGCCCTGGCCGGTGACCTTCTTCCACCTCGGCCGCTACTTCCAGAAGCCCGTGCGCATGCATGTCCTCGACGACGGCAAGGCGCGCGAGATCGTCTACGACGAGAGCTATTTCGAGATGCCGGCCGATTCGCCGGCGAAGCAGTTGCCGCCGGGCGCCGGTTTCGCTGGCTTCCGCTTCCAGGAAAGCCGCTCCGGCCATCCCGGTCGCAAGGGCGAGAAGCTGGACTGGCAGAAGAACGACTGGGTCGCCTTCCTCGGCGCCTCCTATTTCCGCGCCATCGGCGAGCTCTATCAGTATGGCCTCTCGGCCCGCGGCCTCGCCGTCAATCCCGCCGTAGCCGACCAGCCCGAGGAATTCCCCGACTTCACCCATGTCTGGCTGGAGACCCCCGGCGAGGCGGCCGAGCATGTCGTCGTCTACGCTTTGCTCTCGGGTCCCAGCGTCGCCGGCGCCTTCCGCTTCCGCATGCATCGCGGCAAGGGCGTCGACATGGAAATCGAGCAGGAGTTGCACCTGCGCAAGGACGTCGCCCGGCTCGGCATCGCGCCGCTGACCTCGATGTACTGGTATTCCGAGACGGCCAAGACGACCATGGTCGACTGGCGGCCGGAGGTACACGATTCCGACGGGCTCGCGCTCTGGACCGGCAGCGGCGAGCGCGCCTGGCGCCCGCTCAACAATCCGCAGCGTACCGTCGCCTCGTCCTTCGTCGACGATAACCCGCGCGGCTTTGGCCTGATGCAGCGCGACCGCGCCTTCGACCACTATATGGACGGCGTCTACTACGAGCGCCGGCCCAGCCTCTGGATCGAGACGCTCGGCCAATGGGGCAAGGGCGCGGTCCAGCTGATCGAGATCCCGACCGACGACGAGATCCACGACAACATCGTCGCCATGTGGGTGCCGGAAGCCCCGGCCAAGGCCGGCAACTCCTACAATTTCCGCTATCGCCTGCATTGGCTGGCGGACGAGCCCTTCCCGCCGGCGCTTGGCCGCGTCGTCGCGACGAGGATCGGCAATGGCGGCCAGCCCGGCACCACCCGGCCCAAGGGCGTGCGCAAGTTCATGCTGGAGTTCAAGGGACCGGCGCTCGAGGACATCCCGTTCGGGATCAAGCCCGAGGTCGTGCTCTCGGCCTCGCGAGGCTCGTTCTCCTACATTTTCGCCGAAGCTGTGCCGAACGATATCCCCGGCCATTGGCGGGCGCAGTTCGACCTCACCGTCGACGGCGCGGAGCCGGTCGAGATGCGCTGCTTCCTGCGCGGCGGCGACAAGGTGCTGACCGAAACCTGGCTCTACCAGTACTGGCCGGGCTGA
- a CDS encoding metal ABC transporter permease has translation MRRALVGVIALSVSGAPVGVFLMLRRMSLTGDAMAHAILPGAALGYLVAGFSLPAMTLGGLVAGFTVALAAGAVARLTVLKEDASLAAFYLISLALGVTLVSLRGSAVDLFHVLFGNVLALDDDVLVLLSGVASLTLGVLALVYRPLVLECVDPGFLRSVSRSGGVVHLTFLGLVVINLVAGFHALGTLLAVGLMMLPAAAARFWTADITRLILLASGFGMASGYIGLVASYAAGSNLPAGPAIILSAGALYLGSLLLGSQGGLARRLLPRAHLQR, from the coding sequence ATGCGCCGGGCGCTGGTCGGCGTGATCGCGCTCTCGGTCTCGGGCGCTCCCGTCGGTGTCTTCCTGATGCTGCGGCGGATGAGCCTGACCGGCGATGCCATGGCGCATGCGATCCTGCCCGGCGCCGCGCTCGGCTATCTCGTCGCCGGCTTCTCGCTGCCGGCGATGACGCTCGGCGGGCTCGTCGCAGGCTTCACCGTGGCCCTCGCCGCCGGTGCCGTGGCCCGCCTGACCGTGCTCAAGGAAGATGCCTCGCTCGCCGCCTTCTACCTGATCTCGCTGGCGCTCGGCGTCACCCTGGTCTCGCTGCGCGGTTCGGCCGTCGATCTCTTCCATGTGCTGTTCGGCAACGTGCTTGCGCTCGACGACGATGTGCTGGTGCTGCTCTCCGGCGTCGCCAGCCTGACGCTCGGCGTGCTGGCGCTGGTCTATCGGCCGCTGGTGCTCGAATGCGTCGATCCCGGCTTCCTGCGCTCGGTCAGCCGCTCCGGCGGTGTCGTCCACCTGACCTTCCTTGGCCTCGTCGTGATCAACCTCGTCGCCGGCTTCCACGCGCTCGGCACGCTGCTCGCCGTTGGGCTTATGATGCTGCCGGCTGCCGCTGCCCGCTTCTGGACCGCCGACATCACCCGGCTGATCCTGCTCGCCTCCGGCTTCGGCATGGCGTCCGGCTATATCGGCCTCGTCGCCTCCTATGCCGCCGGCAGCAATCTCCCGGCCGGGCCGGCGATCATCCTCTCGGCCGGCGCGCTCTATCTCGGCTCGCTCCTGCTGGGATCGCAGGGCGGCCTTGCGCGACGGCTCTTGCCGAGGGCCCATCTCCAGCGCTAG
- a CDS encoding WD40 repeat domain-containing protein yields MDSIAKPVSLREHVVPVEAGEHVVGAVWLKQTLALALADGRVLRWRDGETESIEAHGGGVLCVASDSTRLITGGDDGRVVAISAEGAPEEIARDPKRRWIDAVTVSSSGSIAWNSGRDVHARDDKGRIRSIEVASTPQGLSLAPKGYRLAIAQMNGVLLWYPNTEAKPDFLEWKGSHLDVTWSPDGRFVVTSMQENALHGWRLGEKPSHMRMTGYPAKPRSLSWSHDGLWLASSGADAAIVWPFQGEGPTGKAPRECGARHAKVTRVAFHPKALVLAVGYDDGCVLMIRLTDASELLVRPAERGSGITAFAWDKLGKRLAFGTEDGVAGVLTLPGG; encoded by the coding sequence ATGGATTCGATCGCCAAACCGGTCTCGCTGCGCGAGCATGTCGTTCCCGTCGAAGCCGGCGAGCATGTCGTCGGCGCCGTCTGGCTGAAGCAGACGCTGGCGCTCGCCCTCGCCGACGGGCGGGTGCTGCGTTGGCGCGATGGCGAGACCGAGAGCATCGAGGCGCATGGCGGCGGCGTGCTCTGCGTAGCCTCGGACAGCACGCGTCTGATCACCGGCGGCGATGACGGTCGCGTCGTCGCGATATCGGCCGAGGGCGCGCCTGAAGAGATCGCCCGCGATCCGAAGCGGCGCTGGATCGATGCCGTCACCGTATCGTCTTCCGGCAGCATCGCCTGGAACAGCGGCCGCGATGTCCACGCCCGCGACGACAAGGGCAGGATCCGGTCGATTGAGGTTGCCTCGACGCCGCAGGGTCTTAGCCTGGCGCCGAAGGGCTATCGCCTCGCCATCGCCCAGATGAACGGCGTGCTGCTTTGGTACCCGAACACCGAAGCCAAGCCCGATTTCCTGGAATGGAAGGGCTCGCATCTCGACGTGACCTGGTCGCCTGACGGGCGCTTCGTGGTTACCTCCATGCAGGAGAACGCGCTGCATGGCTGGCGCCTCGGCGAGAAGCCGAGCCATATGCGCATGACCGGCTACCCGGCCAAGCCCCGCTCGCTGTCCTGGTCGCATGACGGGCTCTGGCTCGCGTCCAGCGGCGCGGATGCCGCGATCGTCTGGCCGTTTCAGGGCGAGGGGCCGACCGGCAAGGCGCCGCGCGAATGCGGCGCGCGTCACGCCAAGGTCACCCGCGTCGCCTTCCATCCCAAGGCGCTGGTGCTGGCGGTGGGCTACGATGATGGCTGCGTTCTGATGATCCGCCTGACCGATGCCTCGGAGCTCTTGGTGCGGCCGGCAGAACGCGGCAGCGGCATCACCGCCTTTGCCTGGGACAAGCTCGGCAAGCGCCTCGCCTTCGGCACCGAGGATGGTGTGGCCGGCGTGCTGACCCTGCCGGGCGGCTGA
- a CDS encoding SGNH family hydrolase, translating to MRPRSLFMVLAAAVILLVTGGPVSIAQNPVPPGRIPQAPPQGRSLFNMFWQIPEKPTAQPRLQRQRVAPVQQRRAPTRVVVRDDPVIPKVDVNHHVLVIGDTLAGQIAEGLEDSLQDRADVAVVSKAKADSGLVRTDFYDWPKAAGELLAADAKVMVGVVVLGPNDRQVIREGEITHEPLSERWLQLYKARIEAVAAAFSAKRVPLIWVGAPAMQNARLSADLTTLNDLFRKGAEAAGGEFVDLWGAYVDSENRYAAMGPDVNGQVARLRLGDGVHFTKAGARKAAHFVDVVIRRILEKTPTQNVIALPVPPEAEGTPAPPPQPQPMDVERLIDRMVSGAPTDLPLVPVVPPRPLAGPILPLTGAVSPGGDAALIASIQEARGRGDVAVGLDRVFGQGIAPEPRPGRADDFRWPRTN from the coding sequence ATGCGCCCGCGTTCGCTCTTTATGGTTCTGGCAGCAGCCGTCATCCTGCTCGTGACCGGCGGGCCGGTTTCGATCGCCCAGAACCCGGTTCCCCCTGGCCGGATACCGCAGGCACCGCCGCAGGGCCGCAGCCTGTTCAACATGTTCTGGCAGATTCCCGAGAAGCCTACGGCTCAACCGCGGTTACAGCGGCAGCGTGTCGCCCCAGTCCAGCAACGGCGGGCACCGACACGCGTGGTCGTCCGCGACGATCCCGTGATCCCCAAGGTCGACGTCAACCACCATGTCCTGGTCATCGGCGACACGCTCGCCGGGCAGATCGCCGAAGGGCTGGAAGACAGCCTGCAGGACCGAGCCGATGTCGCCGTGGTGAGCAAGGCCAAGGCCGATAGCGGCCTGGTGCGTACCGACTTCTACGACTGGCCGAAGGCAGCCGGCGAACTCCTGGCAGCGGATGCCAAGGTCATGGTCGGCGTCGTCGTGCTCGGGCCGAACGACCGCCAGGTGATCCGCGAGGGCGAGATCACCCATGAGCCGCTGAGCGAACGCTGGCTCCAGCTCTACAAGGCACGGATCGAGGCCGTCGCCGCTGCCTTCAGCGCCAAACGCGTGCCGCTGATCTGGGTCGGCGCGCCGGCGATGCAGAATGCCCGCCTCTCGGCCGATCTGACCACGCTGAACGACCTCTTCCGCAAGGGCGCCGAGGCGGCCGGCGGGGAGTTCGTCGACCTCTGGGGCGCCTATGTCGACAGTGAAAATCGTTATGCCGCCATGGGACCGGACGTGAACGGTCAGGTCGCCCGGCTTCGGCTCGGCGACGGCGTCCATTTCACCAAGGCCGGCGCCCGCAAGGCCGCCCACTTTGTCGACGTCGTCATCCGCCGTATCCTGGAGAAGACGCCGACGCAGAACGTCATCGCCCTGCCTGTTCCTCCGGAGGCAGAGGGCACGCCGGCACCGCCGCCGCAGCCACAGCCGATGGATGTCGAGCGCCTGATCGACCGCATGGTCAGCGGCGCGCCGACCGATCTCCCTCTCGTGCCGGTGGTCCCGCCCAGACCGCTCGCAGGCCCGATCCTGCCCTTGACCGGGGCGGTCTCCCCGGGCGGCGATGCGGCGCTGATCGCCTCGATCCAGGAAGCGCGCGGCCGCGGCGATGTCGCAGTTGGGCTCGATCGCGTCTTCGGCCAGGGCATCGCGCCGGAACCGCGCCCCGGCCGCGCCGACGATTTCCGCTGGCCGCGGACGAACTGA
- a CDS encoding B12-binding domain-containing radical SAM protein, whose product MQTARNRVLMIYPAFNANSFWNYKATCALAGARHPAAPLGLITVAALLPTTWEVRLVDLNTEELGAQDLDWADLVMTGGMLPQQDGALAVIEMCRSRGKPVVVGGPDATSTPDIYAAADFQVLGEAEEIMADFVAAWTGGARSGVFRAEMGKTDVTRSPTPRFDLLTFKNYLHVGVQFSRGCPFNCEFCDIIELYGRVPRTKTNAQVMAELDTLHALGYRGHVDFVDDNLIGNKKALRQFLPALTDWMREKNSPFEFSTEASINLADDPALMEAMSEANFFTIFVGIESPDADTLVLTQKKQNTRRSLAESVHKIYRAGLFVNAGFILGFDSEKGSVARGMIDCIEDTAIPVCMVGLLYALPNTQLTRRLDREGRLVLPDDADRTQGLGDQCTAGLNFVTSRPRRAILSDYKAVLEAVYAPSAFFGRVRRVGRMLDCTHRRLELPRSMEWQELKSSWRLFWQMTVAKGGVRREFWKTVLDCLVHNRQALPYALMMMALYLHLGPFSRHVIAQLQRQIDNLPDTQPAALPARLELSKAAVAVPA is encoded by the coding sequence ATGCAAACCGCCCGCAATCGGGTCTTGATGATCTACCCCGCCTTCAACGCCAACTCTTTCTGGAACTACAAGGCGACATGCGCGCTCGCCGGAGCCCGCCACCCCGCCGCTCCGCTGGGACTGATCACGGTCGCCGCATTGCTGCCGACGACATGGGAGGTCCGCCTTGTCGACCTGAACACTGAGGAGCTCGGCGCACAGGATCTCGACTGGGCCGATCTCGTCATGACCGGAGGCATGCTGCCGCAGCAGGACGGCGCGCTGGCGGTCATCGAGATGTGCCGGTCGCGCGGCAAGCCTGTCGTGGTCGGAGGTCCTGACGCGACCTCCACGCCGGACATCTACGCCGCCGCGGATTTTCAGGTGCTCGGGGAGGCGGAGGAGATCATGGCCGATTTCGTCGCTGCCTGGACGGGCGGCGCCAGAAGCGGTGTTTTCCGCGCCGAAATGGGCAAGACCGACGTCACCAGGAGCCCGACGCCGCGCTTCGATCTTCTGACCTTCAAGAACTATCTGCATGTCGGCGTGCAGTTCTCGCGCGGCTGCCCGTTCAATTGCGAGTTCTGCGACATCATCGAGCTTTACGGACGTGTGCCGCGCACCAAGACCAACGCGCAGGTCATGGCCGAGCTCGATACCCTGCACGCGCTCGGCTATCGCGGCCATGTCGATTTCGTCGACGACAACCTGATCGGCAACAAGAAGGCGCTCAGGCAGTTTCTACCGGCTCTCACGGACTGGATGAGGGAGAAAAACTCCCCGTTCGAATTCTCGACCGAGGCCTCGATCAATCTTGCCGACGATCCTGCCTTGATGGAGGCGATGAGCGAAGCCAATTTCTTCACGATTTTTGTCGGAATCGAGAGTCCGGACGCCGATACGCTGGTCTTGACGCAAAAGAAGCAGAACACCCGCCGCAGCCTGGCGGAGAGCGTTCACAAGATCTATCGGGCGGGGCTCTTCGTGAACGCTGGTTTCATCCTCGGTTTCGACAGCGAAAAAGGCAGCGTCGCACGCGGCATGATCGACTGCATCGAGGATACCGCGATCCCGGTCTGCATGGTCGGCCTGCTCTATGCCCTGCCGAATACGCAGTTGACGCGGCGCCTCGACCGCGAGGGCCGCCTCGTCCTTCCCGACGATGCCGATCGTACGCAAGGGCTCGGCGACCAATGCACCGCCGGCCTCAATTTCGTGACCAGCCGTCCGCGCCGCGCCATTCTGTCGGACTACAAGGCCGTCCTGGAGGCCGTGTATGCGCCCAGCGCCTTCTTCGGCCGCGTTCGACGGGTCGGGCGGATGCTCGACTGCACCCATCGCCGGCTGGAACTGCCCCGGTCGATGGAATGGCAGGAACTGAAATCGTCCTGGCGGCTGTTCTGGCAGATGACGGTCGCGAAAGGCGGCGTTCGGCGCGAGTTCTGGAAGACGGTGCTCGACTGTCTCGTCCATAATCGTCAGGCACTGCCCTATGCGCTCATGATGATGGCGCTCTATCTGCATCTGGGCCCGTTCTCCCGACATGTGATCGCCCAGCTGCAGCGGCAGATCGACAACCTGCCGGACACGCAACCCGCAGCTCTTCCCGCTCGGCTGGAACTGTCGAAGGCTGCTGTCGCCGTACCGGCATAG
- a CDS encoding PsiF family protein, with protein sequence MTLSRFLLPFAAFAMLGGQVLAQTAAPPATAAKPASPVVAPAAKPASPAAQPTTMAAEARAAKSKACSTEADKQGLHGKARKKFRSDCKRR encoded by the coding sequence ATGACCCTCTCGCGCTTCTTGTTGCCCTTCGCTGCGTTCGCAATGTTGGGCGGGCAGGTCTTGGCTCAAACTGCAGCGCCGCCCGCAACCGCCGCCAAACCAGCGTCCCCGGTTGTGGCCCCCGCAGCCAAGCCGGCCTCCCCGGCCGCGCAGCCGACCACGATGGCCGCGGAAGCCAGGGCGGCGAAGTCGAAAGCCTGCTCGACCGAGGCCGACAAGCAAGGCCTCCATGGCAAGGCCCGCAAGAAGTTTCGCAGCGATTGCAAGCGGCGTTGA